A DNA window from Natranaerovirga pectinivora contains the following coding sequences:
- a CDS encoding glycosyltransferase family A protein has product MDKMISVIIPMYNTESYIEECIQSLMDQTYINFEVFIIDDGSTDKSFQIAADKIKSDKRFNLIKQDNMGASTARNKGIMMSKGFFLYFLDSDDYIHKTTFEKCMREFEEKKVDLVIFDAICIVDKVYLNKKQEKYEEKMSNFYDRSSIPQFKNVIMVNDFLRISFLENKFRGNSVLYMIKRNIITKNNIMFNEKITYYEDVLFLYKVIKHIKKVKYLSHKFYYRRLTGNSLMTSNKNIEIVNDVIQCIDLIRSEGLNEINKMFIKYLSMVAYVFWNKCSNVSKNDIKLTYYIKILFESLMVYTDEKDVLEASYNDNIIKIMNTL; this is encoded by the coding sequence ATGGATAAAATGATATCAGTTATTATCCCTATGTATAATACAGAAAGCTATATTGAAGAATGTATCCAGTCTCTTATGGATCAAACATATATTAACTTTGAAGTTTTTATAATAGATGATGGATCTACGGATAAAAGTTTTCAAATTGCTGCTGATAAGATTAAATCAGATAAAAGATTTAACTTAATTAAACAAGATAATATGGGGGCATCAACTGCAAGGAATAAAGGAATAATGATGTCTAAAGGTTTTTTTCTGTATTTTTTAGATAGTGATGATTATATTCACAAAACTACATTTGAAAAATGCATGAGAGAATTTGAAGAAAAAAAAGTAGACTTAGTTATATTTGATGCAATTTGTATTGTTGACAAAGTTTATTTAAATAAGAAACAAGAAAAATATGAGGAGAAAATGTCTAATTTTTATGACAGAAGTAGTATTCCACAATTTAAAAACGTTATTATGGTCAATGATTTTTTAAGAATTAGTTTCTTAGAAAATAAGTTTAGAGGTAATAGTGTTTTGTATATGATAAAAAGAAATATAATTACTAAAAATAATATCATGTTTAACGAAAAAATTACTTATTATGAAGATGTTTTATTTCTATATAAAGTTATAAAGCATATAAAAAAAGTAAAGTATTTATCCCATAAATTTTACTACAGAAGATTAACTGGAAATTCGTTGATGACTAGCAATAAGAATATAGAAATAGTTAACGATGTAATACAGTGTATTGATTTAATTAGAAGTGAAGGATTAAATGAAATTAATAAAATGTTTATCAAATATTTATCTATGGTAGCATATGTTTTTTGGAATAAGTGTAGCAATGTTTCTAAAAATGATATAAAGTTAACTTATTACATAAAAATATTATTTGAAAGTCTTATGGTGTATACGGATGAAAAAGATGTTTTAGAAGCATCGTATAATGATAATATAATAAAAATAATGAATACATTATAG
- a CDS encoding CDP-glycerol glycerophosphotransferase family protein yields MKRIIVFGTGSSAEKLLSSLDYSQVQISFFVDNNEKNQYMKFRGYDIFHPKEIIKAKYDYIIIASQYSVEIMQQLLNYNISFNKIIPSDSYTHNNDIKSMQDEIYKGITIHDEVNNNKLKIALINYNYSNYNGYSLFRKLPKYIQNKYEIDLIEIQDKEKLMEYDVICSSHYDGIYDRKHINLELWHGFPLKQMGNMHYETNQESLNYYRNRSDNTNLIFSYSQLYSTFFNACFSNSGDKYRITGMPRNDLLFEKGSLVKLEKICQRTLMDTNIVFFLPTWKKGKNKKIESNREWSKLFGFSNENEENIVKMLERNNLFLLVKLHPYEYDVYKDMDIFKHDRVFLLSEEHLIQNRIHLYELLNCGKMLITDYSSIYFDTLLVDMPIIFTPFDINEYSKKRGFLIEPYDFFTPGPKVEKLEELEEEIARYISGKDQYKDKRERIKNIVFKYTDNKASLRVWKEIDKYLSKNRT; encoded by the coding sequence ATGAAACGAATAATAGTATTTGGAACTGGAAGCAGTGCTGAAAAATTATTAAGCTCTCTTGATTACAGCCAAGTTCAAATAAGTTTTTTTGTTGATAATAATGAAAAAAACCAATATATGAAGTTTAGGGGCTATGATATTTTTCATCCTAAAGAAATTATAAAAGCTAAGTATGATTATATAATTATTGCCAGTCAATACTCAGTGGAAATTATGCAACAATTATTAAATTACAATATCTCTTTTAATAAAATAATTCCAAGTGATAGCTATACTCACAATAATGATATAAAAAGTATGCAAGATGAAATTTATAAGGGGATAACAATTCATGATGAGGTCAATAATAATAAGCTAAAAATTGCGCTAATTAACTATAATTATTCTAATTACAACGGCTATTCTTTGTTTAGGAAGCTCCCTAAATATATACAAAACAAATATGAAATTGATTTGATAGAAATTCAAGACAAAGAAAAATTAATGGAGTATGATGTTATTTGTTCTTCTCATTATGACGGAATTTATGATAGAAAACATATTAATTTGGAATTGTGGCATGGTTTTCCCCTTAAACAGATGGGGAACATGCATTATGAAACGAATCAAGAATCACTTAATTATTATAGAAATCGTTCGGATAATACTAATCTAATTTTCTCGTACTCTCAATTGTATAGCACTTTTTTTAATGCTTGCTTTTCAAATTCTGGAGATAAATATAGAATTACTGGAATGCCTAGAAATGACTTGCTATTTGAAAAGGGTAGTTTGGTTAAGCTTGAAAAAATATGCCAAAGAACTTTAATGGATACCAATATAGTTTTCTTTCTCCCAACTTGGAAAAAAGGTAAGAACAAAAAAATAGAATCGAATAGAGAGTGGAGTAAACTATTTGGATTTAGCAATGAAAATGAAGAAAATATTGTAAAAATGTTAGAACGAAATAATTTATTCTTACTAGTCAAATTACATCCTTATGAATATGATGTTTACAAAGACATGGATATTTTTAAGCATGATAGAGTTTTTTTGCTTTCTGAAGAACATTTAATACAGAATAGAATACATTTGTATGAACTACTTAATTGTGGAAAAATGTTAATTACAGACTATTCATCTATATATTTTGATACTTTATTAGTTGATATGCCAATAATATTTACACCTTTTGATATCAATGAGTATAGTAAAAAAAGAGGATTTTTAATTGAGCCTTATGATTTTTTTACACCAGGTCCAAAAGTTGAAAAATTAGAGGAGTTAGAAGAAGAAATAGCAAGATATATTAGTGGAAAAGATCAGTATAAAGATAAGCGGGAACGAATAAAAAATATTGTGTTCAAGTACACTGATAATAAAGCTAGCTTAAGGGTATGGAAGGAAATAGATAAATATCTATCAAAAAACAGAACATAA
- a CDS encoding class I SAM-dependent methyltransferase — protein sequence MDYVINLIKEAALKKLVIFGTGRASDILSQYFNDNISYYLDNDIEKRGKYFKEKKIYTPEILTNENKENMTIIIASMYYDEISTQLENLGFVKEKNFWNGMVLYNAIVEMNYDKKSQQVIKLEYPVNPNYRYGYGKKPHQLIYNIINKCRSRYTELLSKFNVYEKKLLGISRIENRESMIEPFWENNYMSGLDAIALYSIVSIYKPRKYMEIGSGNSTKFVYRAIKDNDLKTKIISIDPYPRAEIDIICDEIYRIPVEDLDLDVFDDLDKGDILFVDNSHRCFTNSDVTVFFLEILPRLKKGVIVQIHDVYLPYDYPDAWRNRFYSEQYLLACYLLSGGDLFEIILPNALITQDNELVNIIDPIWKGFEEKGLSQKRGSSFWLIIN from the coding sequence ATGGACTATGTTATAAATCTTATAAAAGAGGCTGCATTAAAAAAACTTGTTATATTTGGAACTGGAAGAGCAAGTGATATCTTAAGTCAATATTTTAATGATAATATAAGTTACTATCTAGATAATGATATTGAGAAAAGAGGAAAATATTTTAAAGAAAAAAAAATATACACGCCAGAGATTTTAACAAATGAAAACAAAGAAAACATGACAATTATTATTGCAAGTATGTATTACGATGAAATCAGTACTCAACTAGAAAATCTGGGATTTGTAAAAGAAAAAAACTTTTGGAATGGTATGGTATTGTACAATGCCATAGTGGAAATGAATTATGATAAAAAAAGCCAACAAGTTATAAAATTAGAATATCCAGTTAACCCAAACTATAGGTATGGTTATGGTAAAAAGCCACATCAATTAATATATAATATAATTAATAAGTGCAGAAGCAGGTATACAGAGTTGCTGTCTAAGTTTAATGTGTATGAAAAAAAACTACTAGGTATTAGTAGGATTGAAAATAGGGAATCAATGATAGAACCTTTTTGGGAAAATAATTATATGTCAGGTTTAGATGCAATTGCTTTATATTCGATAGTTAGCATATACAAACCTAGAAAATATATGGAAATTGGTAGTGGTAACTCTACTAAATTCGTTTATAGAGCAATTAAAGACAATGATTTAAAAACGAAAATAATATCGATTGATCCTTATCCTAGAGCAGAAATTGATATTATTTGTGATGAAATTTATAGAATTCCTGTAGAAGATTTAGATCTGGATGTATTTGATGATTTAGATAAGGGAGATATTCTATTCGTTGACAATTCACATAGGTGTTTCACGAATTCAGATGTTACTGTATTTTTCCTTGAGATATTACCGAGGCTAAAGAAAGGGGTAATTGTGCAAATACATGATGTATACCTTCCTTATGATTATCCTGATGCTTGGAGAAATAGATTTTATTCGGAACAGTATTTACTTGCTTGTTATTTATTATCAGGTGGAGATTTATTTGAAATAATACTTCCAAATGCACTAATTACACAAGATAATGAATTGGTTAATATTATTGACCCTATTTGGAAAGGTTTTGAGGAAAAGGGATTATCTCAAAAAAGAGGATCATCATTTTGGTTAATAATAAATTAA
- a CDS encoding glycosyltransferase, whose amino-acid sequence MCYISALMPVYNGENHIKETIESILYQTYKEFEFIIINDGSTDNTQKIIEKYKDKRIKLYNLESNKGVGFASNFALNKAKGKYIARVDSDDIYHKDRFRLQKNYLDSHPEIVLVKTLIEYFGDNKIVNTDRYKTIKEIVELNKNKVVSTEEISKQLYWNMCIPHTSVMARTKVLKEFGYTELRCCEDYYLCYNMNKKNYKMATINEHLVKVRITNESTTAQNRDILYKNIYIIKKDIINNLFLKGKVYIWGAGSFGKLVYNILREYSLPIEGFIDRDTKKQNILIDGLRVYSPNMITGNKTMKIIIASQPGTYSIINYIENIGYKHIDDYLVYF is encoded by the coding sequence ATGTGTTATATAAGTGCATTAATGCCTGTGTATAATGGGGAAAATCACATTAAAGAAACCATAGAAAGCATTCTTTACCAAACATATAAAGAGTTTGAGTTTATTATTATTAATGATGGATCAACAGATAATACACAAAAAATTATTGAGAAATATAAAGATAAACGAATTAAATTATATAACCTAGAGTCTAATAAAGGAGTTGGGTTTGCATCAAATTTTGCTTTAAACAAAGCCAAAGGCAAATATATTGCAAGGGTAGATAGTGATGATATTTATCATAAAGATAGGTTTAGATTACAGAAAAACTATCTTGATAGTCATCCAGAAATAGTACTTGTTAAGACGTTGATTGAATATTTTGGAGATAATAAAATTGTCAATACAGATAGATATAAAACTATAAAAGAAATAGTTGAACTAAACAAAAACAAAGTAGTTTCGACTGAAGAGATATCAAAACAATTGTATTGGAATATGTGTATACCTCATACTTCGGTAATGGCAAGAACAAAGGTATTGAAAGAATTTGGATATACAGAGTTAAGATGCTGTGAAGATTATTACTTATGCTATAATATGAACAAGAAAAATTATAAAATGGCTACAATAAATGAACATTTAGTTAAGGTTAGGATTACTAATGAATCGACTACTGCGCAAAACAGAGATATTCTTTATAAAAATATATATATAATTAAAAAAGATATAATAAATAATTTATTCTTAAAAGGAAAAGTTTATATATGGGGAGCAGGTAGTTTTGGAAAGTTAGTATATAACATACTAAGGGAATACTCATTACCAATAGAAGGATTTATTGATAGGGATACAAAAAAACAGAATATATTAATAGATGGTTTAAGAGTATACTCACCCAATATGATAACTGGGAATAAGACAATGAAAATAATTATTGCCTCACAGCCAGGTACATACTCTATAATAAATTATATTGAAAATATAGGATATAAGCATATAGATGATTATTTAGTATATTTTTAA
- a CDS encoding CDP-glycerol glycerophosphotransferase family protein, with the protein MNKIVLFGASRLGEIAYQYLTKNHKIIAYVDNDETKLGKTMNNVKIYNTEILSHIEGYIIICSMYDLEIVTQLIGLGVTRFGVFEVNQSNYEVMHYDYSDIDDFSVKPNKICLIIENNSGSNTYALLKRVDEIICEKYNVTSIYKYLKNSNYYFDILTSKLILYTHDTRCNENQINIQMWHGFPLKGLSYMSKYNHQNREANHIAWSRLDYIVSYSQTYSTLMNACYGVDGEKYKVLGMPRNDLLFCTNSKKRLEEVYNITLNNKKVIFYIPTFRNTVFGEKNGGFIKSCLTDDELIELNTYLEENNTIMVYKMHPQEEKELITLKNILNLTESMLVDFSLDLYELLGSADVLITDYSSVYFDFLLLDKPIIFYIFDYKTYEASRGFLLHPFDFWAPGAKAYDFKSLLIAINNGLYGDEYKLKRDLICNIVHTYKDNQSCDRVWSFVDEILNKNNFMIRK; encoded by the coding sequence ATGAATAAAATTGTACTATTTGGAGCATCCAGATTAGGTGAAATAGCATATCAGTATTTAACTAAAAATCATAAAATTATTGCTTATGTTGACAATGATGAAACAAAACTAGGAAAAACAATGAATAATGTAAAAATATATAATACAGAAATATTGAGTCATATTGAAGGTTATATAATAATTTGTAGTATGTATGATCTGGAGATTGTTACTCAGCTAATAGGTTTAGGAGTAACAAGATTTGGAGTTTTTGAAGTTAATCAATCTAATTATGAAGTTATGCATTATGATTATTCAGACATAGATGATTTTTCAGTAAAACCCAATAAAATTTGCCTTATAATAGAGAATAATTCAGGTTCAAATACCTATGCTCTATTAAAAAGAGTTGATGAAATTATATGTGAAAAATACAATGTAACTTCTATCTATAAATACTTAAAAAATAGCAATTACTATTTTGATATATTAACTAGTAAATTAATTTTATATACACATGATACTAGATGTAATGAAAACCAAATTAATATTCAAATGTGGCATGGGTTTCCTCTTAAAGGTCTCTCATATATGAGCAAATACAATCATCAAAACAGGGAGGCAAATCATATTGCTTGGTCCAGATTAGATTATATTGTTTCTTATTCTCAGACATATAGTACATTAATGAATGCTTGTTATGGAGTAGATGGGGAAAAATATAAGGTTTTAGGTATGCCAAGAAATGACTTGCTATTTTGTACTAACTCTAAAAAAAGATTAGAAGAAGTTTATAATATAACTTTAAATAATAAAAAAGTTATATTTTATATACCTACATTTAGAAACACTGTATTTGGTGAGAAGAATGGTGGTTTTATAAAGTCTTGTCTAACAGATGATGAGCTAATTGAGTTGAATACTTATCTTGAAGAAAATAATACTATAATGGTTTATAAAATGCATCCACAAGAAGAAAAAGAATTAATAACGTTAAAAAATATATTAAACTTAACAGAGAGTATGTTGGTAGATTTTAGTTTAGATTTATATGAACTATTAGGGAGTGCAGATGTATTAATTACTGATTATTCGTCAGTGTATTTTGATTTTCTATTATTAGATAAACCTATTATATTCTATATTTTTGATTATAAAACTTATGAAGCGAGTAGAGGGTTTTTGCTCCATCCATTTGATTTTTGGGCACCAGGGGCAAAGGCATATGATTTTAAGTCATTACTAATAGCAATTAATAATGGTTTATATGGGGATGAGTACAAACTTAAAAGAGATTTAATTTGTAATATAGTTCATACGTATAAAGATAACCAATCTTGTGACCGTGTATGGAGTTTTGTTGACGAAATTCTCAATAAAAACAATTTCATGATTAGAAAATAA
- a CDS encoding glycosyltransferase has protein sequence MISIILPVFNGEKFICNAIQSVLLQTYSKWELIIVDDGSTDQTSSLVKIFSDKRIKYIYQKNQGPASARNQGINIAKGEYIAFIDADDLYLEDKLKEQVEYLRLHPEIDIVYNDIKVVDESLSYLYSLNSEHVYNSKEEFLAMLLFRQIIPLPPSIMLKKSCFEEGIRFNKKYSHGEDYDLTIQLAKKFCFGYLPKTLYIYRRHDNNLTNNHKKQLEAEINVLHCLGYSNIELIVEKSNFPFFDRKLLLAKIYLKLEEVKPAERILLDLYKKNKKHSLINFYLGNCSYQLDDLERAKTFFESAILNECNKAEFYNNLGCVYARLGEMEKAHLLFQKALLKRPEYLDAFYNKEEINNNKKDWKLTKRQLRKNLTKYHIK, from the coding sequence ATGATTAGTATTATCTTGCCTGTTTTCAATGGAGAAAAATTTATTTGTAATGCTATACAAAGTGTATTATTACAAACATATTCGAAATGGGAATTAATTATAGTGGATGATGGTTCAACAGATCAAACGTCATCTCTTGTGAAAATATTTTCTGACAAACGTATAAAGTATATATATCAAAAAAATCAAGGACCTGCTTCTGCAAGAAATCAAGGTATAAATATTGCTAAAGGAGAGTATATAGCTTTTATTGATGCAGATGACTTATATTTGGAAGACAAACTAAAAGAACAAGTAGAGTATTTAAGACTACACCCTGAGATTGATATAGTATATAATGATATAAAGGTAGTAGATGAGAGCTTAAGTTATCTTTATTCCTTGAATAGTGAACATGTATATAATAGTAAAGAAGAATTCCTTGCAATGCTATTATTTAGACAAATTATTCCTTTGCCCCCATCTATTATGTTGAAAAAAAGCTGTTTTGAAGAAGGTATACGTTTTAATAAAAAATATAGCCATGGAGAAGATTATGATTTAACTATACAGTTGGCAAAAAAATTCTGTTTTGGTTATTTGCCAAAAACATTGTATATTTATAGAAGACATGACAATAATTTAACAAACAATCATAAGAAACAACTAGAAGCAGAAATAAACGTATTGCATTGTTTGGGCTATTCAAATATTGAATTAATAGTAGAAAAAAGCAATTTTCCTTTTTTTGATAGAAAATTATTACTTGCTAAAATATATTTGAAATTAGAAGAAGTTAAGCCTGCTGAAAGAATATTATTAGATTTATATAAAAAAAATAAAAAGCATTCATTAATAAATTTTTATTTAGGGAATTGCTCTTATCAATTAGATGATTTAGAACGTGCAAAAACTTTTTTTGAATCTGCAATCTTAAATGAATGCAACAAAGCAGAATTTTACAATAATTTAGGATGTGTATATGCGAGACTTGGAGAGATGGAAAAGGCACATTTGCTTTTTCAAAAAGCATTACTTAAAAGGCCAGAATATTTAGATGCATTCTATAATAAAGAAGAGATAAACAATAATAAAAAAGACTGGAAATTAACTAAGAGACAATTAAGAAAAAATCTAACTAAGTATCACATTAAATAA
- a CDS encoding ATP-grasp domain-containing protein, with protein sequence MNILLTAIGKRVQLIKYFKEKFNIIGVDASNQTPGSHFTNKFYTAPPCTHKQYINVLLEICLKEKINILIPLLESEFFLLDMNREKFQEIGTFIMLSDIDVLTICNDKWATYKFFKENSINTPISHIKIIDEKLEFPLIIKPRQGMGSKQVFKVKDKEELEFYIKRIEKPLIQEFVQGVEYTIDCFCDEEGCPIAIIPRERIEIRAGEVSKSKTIKSWDIIDAAVNVCRKLKAIGPITIQCIKMHTGEIKFIEINSRLGGGVPLAFQAGVNYGELMMQLAMKEKIYPMIGEFKEITMLRYDEAVFYESCNI encoded by the coding sequence ATGAATATATTATTAACTGCAATAGGAAAAAGAGTGCAACTAATTAAGTATTTTAAAGAGAAGTTTAATATTATAGGAGTTGATGCTTCTAATCAAACTCCAGGTAGTCATTTTACCAATAAATTTTACACTGCACCTCCTTGTACCCATAAACAATATATTAATGTTTTACTTGAAATTTGTTTAAAAGAAAAAATTAATATACTAATACCACTTTTGGAAAGTGAATTTTTTTTATTAGATATGAACAGAGAAAAGTTTCAAGAAATTGGTACCTTTATTATGCTTTCTGATATTGATGTATTAACTATATGCAATGATAAATGGGCAACATATAAATTTTTTAAAGAAAACAGTATTAATACGCCAATTAGTCATATAAAAATTATTGACGAAAAATTAGAATTTCCTTTGATAATTAAACCTAGACAAGGTATGGGGAGTAAGCAAGTTTTTAAGGTGAAAGACAAAGAAGAATTAGAATTCTATATTAAAAGAATAGAAAAACCATTGATTCAAGAGTTTGTACAGGGAGTAGAGTATACTATTGATTGTTTCTGTGATGAAGAGGGATGCCCTATTGCAATTATACCAAGAGAAAGAATTGAAATAAGGGCTGGCGAAGTATCAAAATCAAAAACAATTAAGAGTTGGGATATTATTGATGCAGCAGTAAATGTTTGTCGAAAGTTAAAAGCTATAGGTCCCATTACTATCCAATGTATTAAGATGCATACAGGAGAAATAAAGTTTATAGAAATAAATAGCAGACTTGGTGGAGGCGTCCCGTTAGCATTTCAAGCAGGTGTAAATTATGGAGAATTAATGATGCAACTTGCTATGAAAGAAAAGATTTATCCGATGATTGGTGAATTTAAGGAAATTACTATGTTAAGATATGATGAGGCGGTATTTTATGAAAGCTGTAATATTTGA
- a CDS encoding HAD family hydrolase has product MKAVIFDLDDTLYNEKQFVYGAFYEVAEYLGCKYDLTPAVLYQEMINEFRINGRGKVFNKICYKYKFKEDINVLVEIYRRAKPPLKLYEDGKKFIQSSRGRYRLGLITDGLHYVQWNKIKTLGIESLFDAIIVTDDLGKEYWKPSKVPYIKIAEELNVSFKDMVYIGDNPNKDFYSAKELGMLTIRIIREDGDYKDIFLEKEYEANYMVKDLFDLEKFFIKE; this is encoded by the coding sequence ATGAAAGCTGTAATATTTGATTTAGATGATACATTATATAATGAAAAACAATTTGTATATGGAGCATTTTATGAGGTAGCAGAATATTTAGGATGTAAATATGATTTGACCCCGGCTGTATTGTATCAAGAAATGATAAATGAGTTTAGAATTAATGGTCGAGGTAAAGTATTTAATAAAATATGTTACAAATATAAATTTAAAGAAGATATAAATGTCTTAGTAGAAATATATAGAAGGGCTAAACCACCTCTGAAACTATATGAAGATGGAAAGAAATTTATTCAAAGCAGTAGAGGAAGGTATAGACTTGGATTAATTACAGATGGACTTCATTACGTTCAATGGAATAAAATAAAAACCCTTGGGATAGAGTCATTATTTGATGCCATCATTGTAACAGATGATTTAGGAAAAGAGTATTGGAAGCCTAGTAAAGTACCCTATATAAAAATAGCTGAAGAATTGAATGTTTCATTTAAAGATATGGTTTATATTGGTGATAATCCAAATAAAGATTTTTATAGTGCAAAGGAACTAGGAATGTTAACAATTCGAATTATTAGAGAAGATGGAGATTATAAAGATATTTTTCTAGAAAAAGAGTATGAGGCAAATTACATGGTCAAAGATCTTTTTGATTTAGAAAAATTTTTTATAAAGGAGTGA
- a CDS encoding cytidylyltransferase domain-containing protein codes for MVICIVQARTGSTRLKGKVLKKILDIPMILITLKRLENARYIDKLILATSDKEEDDNLYNIVKGEGYIVFRGDENNVLQRFVNCIDVYGGNTIIRITGDCPLIDPDIVDYVASYYKMHCYEYVRLDVPNSFIRGFDVEIFSREALLKTYELSSQDKHKEHVTLFMYNNPQYFNLGTIKGNDFYSKDYRLCVDTAEDFKLVEIIFSKFNNIFVSSREVVQFLDSNLNIAKMNQNVIQKKF; via the coding sequence ATGGTAATTTGTATTGTACAGGCTAGAACAGGATCGACCAGGCTAAAGGGAAAAGTGCTTAAAAAAATCTTGGATATTCCAATGATATTAATAACATTAAAAAGATTAGAAAATGCACGCTATATAGATAAACTTATTTTAGCTACATCTGATAAAGAAGAGGATGATAATTTATATAATATAGTTAAGGGGGAAGGCTACATTGTTTTCAGGGGAGACGAAAACAATGTATTACAAAGATTTGTAAATTGTATTGATGTATATGGTGGAAATACAATCATTCGTATCACTGGTGACTGTCCTTTGATTGATCCTGATATAGTAGACTATGTAGCATCTTATTATAAAATGCATTGTTATGAGTATGTAAGGCTTGATGTGCCTAATAGTTTTATCAGGGGATTTGATGTAGAGATTTTTTCTAGGGAAGCATTATTAAAAACCTATGAATTATCTTCACAAGATAAACATAAAGAACATGTTACTTTGTTTATGTATAATAATCCACAATATTTTAATTTAGGAACAATAAAGGGAAATGATTTTTATAGCAAAGATTACAGGCTTTGTGTAGATACTGCAGAAGATTTTAAGCTAGTAGAAATTATTTTCAGTAAATTTAATAACATTTTTGTTTCTTCTAGAGAGGTAGTGCAATTTTTGGATAGTAACCTAAATATAGCGAAAATGAACCAAAATGTTATTCAAAAAAAATTTTAG
- a CDS encoding N-acetylneuraminate synthase family protein — MERITLDNSRVIGKNEPSYIIVDVAANHNGDLETAKELIREAAIAGVDAVKFQTYEADKLYSIKTPKFSRDSTKPYDLIKSVQHPREWIQILSEYAKKLNIQFLSSPFDYEAVDLLEAINTPLYKVASAEIVDLKLIKYMAQKGKPMIISTGMCNIGEIEDAIEVCREVNNNNIILLQCNTVYPTPPNIVNLNAMDTLKTTFKLPVGFSDHTLGWHVPIAAIAKGASVIEKHFTLSRNQLGPDHSFSIEPDELITMVNQIRDVESALGNGIKKVLPEEMESYNYGRRSIIAGRNIQKGTIITEEMLIIKRPGYGIKPKLMNILIGSKANVDILEDDVITWEMIF; from the coding sequence GTGGAAAGAATAACCTTAGATAATAGTAGGGTAATAGGTAAAAATGAGCCTTCATATATTATTGTTGATGTAGCAGCAAATCATAACGGAGACTTGGAGACAGCGAAGGAATTAATTAGAGAAGCGGCTATAGCTGGAGTAGATGCAGTAAAGTTTCAGACTTATGAAGCAGATAAGCTTTATTCAATAAAAACACCTAAATTCTCTAGAGATTCAACGAAACCATATGATCTAATTAAAAGTGTACAACATCCTAGAGAGTGGATTCAAATACTATCTGAATATGCAAAGAAACTAAACATTCAGTTTCTTTCGTCGCCATTTGACTATGAAGCGGTAGATTTATTAGAAGCAATAAACACTCCGCTATACAAAGTGGCTTCTGCTGAGATTGTAGATCTAAAACTTATTAAATATATGGCTCAAAAAGGTAAGCCAATGATTATTTCAACAGGAATGTGTAATATTGGAGAAATAGAAGATGCAATAGAGGTTTGTAGAGAAGTAAATAATAACAATATAATATTGCTACAATGTAATACTGTCTATCCAACGCCTCCTAATATTGTTAATCTAAATGCTATGGATACTTTAAAAACTACATTTAAGCTACCTGTAGGTTTTTCAGATCATACATTAGGTTGGCATGTTCCTATAGCGGCCATTGCTAAAGGCGCGTCAGTTATAGAAAAGCATTTTACTTTAAGTAGGAATCAATTAGGTCCAGATCACTCCTTTTCTATAGAGCCTGATGAATTAATAACTATGGTAAATCAAATTAGAGACGTAGAGAGTGCTCTTGGTAATGGTATCAAAAAAGTTTTACCAGAGGAAATGGAAAGCTATAATTACGGGAGAAGAAGTATTATTGCAGGAAGAAATATACAAAAGGGAACCATTATTACGGAAGAAATGCTTATCATAAAGAGACCAGGATATGGTATAAAGCCAAAGTTAATGAACATTTTAATTGGAAGTAAAGCTAATGTAGATATATTAGAGGATGATGTTATAACTTGGGAAATGATTTTCTAA